A portion of the Streptomyces sp. NBC_01335 genome contains these proteins:
- a CDS encoding beta-glucosidase, whose translation MTDHVSVQTEPAEEVTLPLWRDASRTPAERADALLQEMTLEEKIAQLFGVWVGASDEGAEVAPHQHDMEEPPPLADLLPEGLGQLTRPFGTVPVDPALGALSLLRTQSAITAANRFGIPAVAHEECLAGFAAYGATAYPVPLSWGATFDPALIRDMAGAIGRDMRSVGVHQGLAPVLDVVRDARWGRVEETIGEDPYLVGTIATAYIKGLEQAGIVATLKHFAGYSASRAGRNLAPVGMGSRERADVILPPFEMAVRESGVRSVMHAYTDTDGVPSAADKELLTGLLRDTWGFDGTVVADYFGIAFLKTLHGVVGTFGEAAVAALLAGVDVELPTVKTFGEPLRAAVAEGLVEEADIDRAARRVLVQKAQLGLLDADWNPVPDALAGAELAPATLRGTVVLDSDANRALARRIAERAIVLLRNDGILPLKGENAPARIALIGPNADLPTAVLGCYSFPVHVGSQHPHLPAGVELPTLRAALVAEFPGSEIVTVAGCGIDDDSTDGFREALAAARDADVVITALGDRAGLFGRGTSGEGCDAGSLTLPGVQAQLLDALLDTGTPVVVTLLAGRPYALGRAVDEAAAVVQTFFPGEEGTRALASVLSGRVAPSGRLPVSVPKKPDAQPSTYLAARLGHANEVSNIDPTPAFGFGHGLAYTTFQWSDLAVAATEIPTDGLAELECTVRNTGDRDGVEVVQLYLHDPVASVVQPVQRLAGYVRVELAAGEAARVRVGVPADLASFTGRDGARVVEPGALELRLSASTTDPRLTAEVTLTGPARKVDHTRRLHAAWQVETVKEH comes from the coding sequence GTGACCGACCACGTGTCCGTACAGACCGAACCGGCCGAAGAGGTGACGCTCCCGCTGTGGCGGGACGCGTCCCGTACCCCGGCCGAGCGCGCCGACGCCCTGCTCCAGGAGATGACGCTGGAGGAGAAGATCGCCCAGCTCTTCGGAGTCTGGGTGGGCGCCTCCGACGAAGGGGCCGAAGTCGCCCCGCACCAGCACGACATGGAGGAGCCGCCGCCGCTGGCCGACCTGCTGCCCGAAGGACTGGGACAGCTCACCCGTCCGTTCGGTACGGTCCCGGTCGACCCCGCCCTCGGCGCGCTCTCCCTGCTGCGCACCCAGAGCGCGATCACCGCCGCCAACCGCTTCGGCATCCCGGCCGTGGCCCACGAGGAGTGCCTCGCGGGATTCGCCGCCTACGGAGCGACCGCGTACCCCGTGCCGCTCTCCTGGGGCGCGACCTTCGACCCGGCGCTCATCCGCGACATGGCGGGGGCGATCGGCCGCGACATGCGCTCGGTCGGCGTCCACCAGGGGCTCGCCCCGGTGCTCGACGTGGTGCGCGACGCCCGTTGGGGCCGCGTGGAGGAGACCATCGGCGAGGACCCGTACCTCGTCGGCACGATCGCCACGGCCTACATCAAGGGCCTGGAGCAGGCCGGCATCGTCGCCACCCTGAAGCACTTCGCCGGGTACTCAGCCTCCCGCGCGGGCCGCAACCTGGCGCCGGTCGGCATGGGCTCGCGCGAGCGCGCCGACGTCATCCTGCCGCCGTTCGAGATGGCCGTGCGCGAGAGCGGTGTCCGCTCGGTGATGCACGCCTACACCGACACCGACGGCGTCCCGTCCGCCGCGGACAAGGAGCTGCTGACCGGACTCCTCAGGGACACCTGGGGCTTCGACGGCACCGTGGTCGCCGACTACTTCGGCATCGCGTTCCTTAAGACCCTGCACGGTGTGGTCGGTACCTTCGGGGAAGCGGCCGTCGCCGCGCTCCTCGCCGGCGTCGACGTGGAGCTGCCGACCGTCAAGACGTTCGGTGAGCCGCTCCGCGCCGCCGTCGCCGAGGGGCTCGTCGAAGAGGCCGACATCGACCGCGCCGCCCGCCGCGTCCTCGTGCAGAAGGCGCAGCTCGGTCTGCTGGACGCCGACTGGAACCCGGTGCCCGACGCGCTCGCCGGGGCCGAACTCGCCCCGGCGACGCTGCGCGGCACGGTGGTCCTGGACAGCGACGCCAACCGCGCCCTGGCCCGCCGCATCGCCGAGCGGGCCATCGTGCTGCTCCGCAACGACGGCATCCTGCCGCTGAAGGGCGAGAACGCACCCGCGCGCATCGCGCTGATCGGCCCCAACGCCGACCTGCCCACCGCCGTGCTCGGCTGCTACTCCTTCCCCGTGCACGTCGGCAGCCAGCACCCGCACCTGCCCGCCGGTGTCGAACTGCCCACCCTGCGCGCGGCGTTGGTGGCGGAGTTCCCCGGCAGCGAGATCGTCACCGTGGCCGGCTGCGGCATCGACGACGACAGCACGGACGGATTCCGCGAAGCACTGGCTGCCGCGCGCGACGCGGACGTCGTCATCACCGCCCTGGGCGACCGGGCCGGCCTCTTCGGCCGTGGCACCAGCGGCGAGGGCTGCGACGCCGGCTCCCTCACCCTGCCGGGCGTGCAGGCGCAGCTGCTCGACGCGCTCCTGGACACCGGTACCCCCGTCGTCGTCACCCTGCTGGCGGGCCGTCCGTACGCGCTCGGCCGCGCGGTGGACGAGGCCGCGGCCGTCGTGCAGACCTTCTTCCCGGGCGAGGAGGGCACCCGTGCCCTCGCCTCGGTGCTGAGCGGCCGGGTCGCTCCGTCCGGGCGTCTCCCCGTCAGTGTGCCGAAGAAGCCGGACGCGCAGCCGTCCACCTACCTCGCGGCCCGTCTGGGCCACGCGAACGAGGTCTCCAACATCGACCCGACGCCCGCGTTCGGTTTCGGCCACGGGCTCGCGTACACGACGTTCCAGTGGTCCGACCTCGCCGTCGCGGCGACCGAGATCCCCACGGACGGCCTGGCCGAACTGGAGTGCACGGTACGGAACACGGGTGACCGCGACGGCGTCGAGGTCGTCCAGCTCTACCTGCACGACCCGGTCGCCTCCGTGGTCCAGCCGGTGCAGCGCCTGGCCGGTTACGTACGGGTCGAGCTCGCCGCGGGCGAGGCCGCCAGGGTGCGCGTGGGTGTCCCCGCCGACCTCGCCTCGTTCACGGGCCGCGACGGCGCACGCGTCGTGGAGCCGGGCGCGCTGGAGCTGCGGCTCAGCGCCTCCACGACCGACCCGCGCCTCACCGCCGAGGTGACGCTCACCGGCCCCGCGCGGAAGGTGGACCACACCCGCCGACTGCACGCCGCGTGGCAGGTGGAGACGGTCAAGGAGCACTGA
- a CDS encoding carbohydrate ABC transporter permease, whose amino-acid sequence MSRRRPNFLAGFGSTVWLLVVGLPLYVMLVATFQNRADYGSNGPFALPEHFTFDNYVNDFNGGFGQYFLNTVIVTLSVVAIVVLLVAPLSYAIVRSRSRVTGLVFRLFLLGLAIPSQAVIVPMFFAISEAGLYDNLIGVILPTAAFAMPVCALILTGVMRDITPELYEAMTMDGATHRRVFFQLVLPLSKSGISTIVVFSALQAWNGFLFPLVLTQSAESKVVTMGLYDFQTEHGVDMPGMLAAVVISMIPILLVYLFARRALVQGLMGVGGK is encoded by the coding sequence GTGAGCAGGCGCCGCCCCAATTTCCTCGCCGGCTTCGGCTCCACCGTCTGGCTCCTCGTCGTGGGGCTGCCGCTCTACGTGATGCTCGTCGCGACCTTCCAGAACCGCGCCGACTACGGGTCCAACGGGCCGTTCGCACTGCCCGAGCACTTCACGTTCGACAACTACGTCAACGACTTCAACGGCGGGTTCGGGCAGTACTTCCTGAACACCGTGATCGTCACGCTCTCCGTGGTGGCGATCGTGGTGCTGCTGGTGGCGCCACTGTCGTACGCGATCGTCCGCAGCCGCAGCCGGGTGACCGGCCTGGTGTTCCGGCTCTTCCTGCTGGGGCTCGCCATTCCCTCGCAGGCCGTGATCGTGCCCATGTTCTTCGCGATCAGCGAGGCGGGGCTCTACGACAACCTCATCGGCGTCATCCTGCCGACGGCCGCCTTCGCGATGCCGGTGTGCGCCCTCATCCTCACCGGCGTGATGCGCGACATCACCCCGGAGCTCTACGAGGCCATGACGATGGACGGCGCGACCCACCGGCGCGTCTTCTTCCAGCTGGTGCTGCCGCTCTCCAAGAGCGGGATCTCCACGATTGTCGTCTTCTCCGCACTCCAGGCGTGGAACGGCTTCCTCTTCCCGCTCGTCCTGACGCAGTCCGCCGAGTCCAAGGTCGTCACCATGGGCCTCTACGACTTCCAGACCGAACACGGGGTCGACATGCCGGGGATGCTCGCGGCTGTCGTGATCTCCATGATCCCCATCCTGCTCGTATATCTGTTCGCCCGGCGAGCCCTGGTCCAGGGGCTGATGGGAGTCGGAGGAAAGTGA
- a CDS encoding carbohydrate ABC transporter permease, which translates to MTTTATAVSAASKGVQRSGRGPGRSHEGASRPGFAWAAPAAFFFGLFAIVPLLLVVVLSFASWDGLSDPEFAGLDNWKKLFDDPIMIKSLWLSLLLTFLGVVVQTPLSILLGVWAAGHQRNRAVLSAIYFVPLLLSATAVSVLWRAVLDPNFGVPAHAKWLFGDGNLFGNQSTAIAVLIFVGTWQFTPLHTLIYQGAARSVPRVLYQAAEIDGAGRYRQFFHITLPQLRNSVVTSMILMVVGGLTTFDTVLILTQGGPGTDTTISAYYMYQKAFKTFDYGTASAIGVMLVLVATVISLVMVRLTGYDKMNSTMEGM; encoded by the coding sequence ATGACCACAACTGCCACCGCGGTCTCCGCGGCCAGCAAAGGGGTCCAGCGGAGCGGCCGCGGACCCGGCCGCTCCCATGAAGGCGCCAGCCGCCCCGGCTTTGCCTGGGCGGCTCCGGCCGCCTTCTTCTTCGGCCTCTTCGCCATCGTCCCGCTCCTCCTGGTCGTCGTCCTCTCCTTCGCGAGCTGGGACGGGCTCTCCGACCCGGAGTTCGCCGGTCTCGACAACTGGAAGAAGTTGTTCGACGACCCGATCATGATCAAGAGCCTCTGGCTCAGCCTGCTGCTCACCTTCCTGGGCGTCGTCGTGCAGACCCCGCTCTCCATCCTGCTGGGGGTGTGGGCCGCCGGTCACCAGCGCAACCGGGCCGTGCTGTCCGCGATCTACTTCGTCCCGCTGCTGCTCTCCGCCACGGCCGTCTCCGTGCTGTGGCGCGCGGTGCTCGACCCCAACTTCGGTGTCCCCGCGCACGCCAAGTGGCTGTTCGGCGACGGAAACCTGTTCGGCAACCAGAGCACCGCGATCGCGGTCCTGATCTTCGTCGGGACCTGGCAGTTCACCCCGCTGCACACGCTGATCTACCAGGGCGCGGCCCGTTCGGTGCCCCGGGTGCTCTACCAGGCCGCGGAGATCGACGGGGCGGGCCGGTACCGGCAGTTCTTCCACATCACCCTGCCGCAGCTGCGCAACAGCGTCGTCACCTCGATGATCCTGATGGTGGTCGGCGGTCTGACGACGTTCGACACCGTCCTCATCCTCACCCAGGGCGGACCGGGCACGGACACCACGATCAGCGCCTACTACATGTACCAGAAGGCGTTCAAGACCTTCGACTACGGAACGGCCTCGGCCATCGGCGTGATGCTGGTCCTGGTCGCCACGGTCATCTCGCTGGTGATGGTGCGCCTCACGGGCTACGACAAGATGAACAGCACCATGGAGGGCATGTGA
- a CDS encoding ABC transporter substrate-binding protein, translating into MTRRNRLPRIAAVGGLALTMALSLSACGGNDSASGGDKIHVLVYGDATNKVEKQLVATFNKTSKVKVVLDTIPGADYQAKLQTIINSKQAPDVFFNWGGGSIKPFVDAGLLLPLDDFIAKDPGLKDNFLPSVFNSTVVDGKSYGVPMRGTQPVLMFNNSKVLKENGLAAPKTWDELLNAVKVLKSKGVTPIALGGGDKWPTLMWFEYLFDRVAGPELVQSAVKGDKDVWATDGSKDALNKLKELIDAGAFGTNFDSVKFTDGGSPTLLATGKAAFELMGSWEYSTLQDSQPDFAKTDLDYSAFPSIDGGKGAPTDIVGNTNNFYSVLKKTKHPEEVAEFLKLMYSDQFVKAQLSIGNLPTTTNTEAQLDTAANPDYVHFQYDLVKNAPSFQLSWDQAYPQTAGTALSTAVQQFFNGGIDVDGFIKAMQGLPTS; encoded by the coding sequence ATGACGCGACGCAACCGGCTCCCACGGATCGCTGCCGTCGGCGGGCTGGCGCTGACCATGGCCCTGTCCCTCTCGGCATGTGGAGGCAACGACTCCGCATCAGGCGGCGACAAGATCCACGTGCTGGTCTACGGGGACGCCACGAACAAGGTGGAGAAGCAGCTCGTCGCCACCTTCAACAAGACGTCGAAGGTCAAGGTCGTCCTGGACACCATCCCGGGCGCCGACTACCAGGCCAAGCTCCAGACGATCATCAACAGCAAGCAGGCGCCGGACGTCTTCTTCAACTGGGGCGGCGGCAGCATCAAGCCCTTCGTGGACGCCGGACTGCTCCTCCCGCTGGACGACTTCATCGCGAAGGACCCGGGACTCAAGGACAACTTCCTCCCGTCCGTGTTCAACAGCACCGTGGTGGACGGCAAGTCCTACGGCGTCCCGATGCGCGGTACGCAGCCGGTGCTGATGTTCAACAACAGCAAGGTGCTCAAGGAGAACGGACTCGCGGCCCCCAAGACCTGGGACGAGCTGCTGAACGCCGTGAAGGTCCTCAAGTCGAAGGGCGTCACCCCGATCGCCCTCGGCGGCGGCGACAAGTGGCCGACGCTGATGTGGTTCGAGTACCTCTTCGACCGCGTCGCCGGCCCGGAGCTCGTCCAGAGCGCGGTCAAGGGCGACAAGGACGTCTGGGCGACCGACGGCAGCAAGGACGCGCTCAACAAGCTCAAGGAGCTCATCGACGCCGGCGCCTTCGGCACGAACTTCGACTCCGTGAAGTTCACCGACGGCGGCTCGCCCACGCTGCTCGCCACCGGCAAGGCGGCCTTCGAGCTGATGGGTTCGTGGGAGTACTCGACCCTCCAGGACTCCCAGCCGGACTTCGCCAAGACGGACCTCGACTACAGCGCCTTCCCCAGCATCGACGGCGGCAAGGGTGCCCCGACCGACATCGTCGGCAACACCAACAACTTCTACTCCGTGCTGAAGAAGACCAAGCACCCGGAGGAGGTCGCCGAGTTCCTGAAGCTCATGTACTCGGACCAGTTCGTGAAGGCGCAGCTGTCGATCGGCAACCTGCCGACCACGACCAACACCGAAGCGCAGCTGGACACCGCCGCCAACCCCGACTACGTGCACTTCCAGTACGACCTCGTCAAGAACGCGCCGTCCTTCCAGCTCTCCTGGGACCAGGCGTACCCGCAGACCGCCGGCACGGCCCTGTCGACCGCGGTGCAGCAGTTCTTCAACGGCGGGATCGACGTGGACGGCTTCATCAAGGCGATGCAGGGCCTGCCCACCTCCTGA
- a CDS encoding LacI family DNA-binding transcriptional regulator — translation MLLTMRDDENVGRITLAQVAQQAGVSISTVSKVLNGRQDVAAPTRVKVERLLETHSYRRTTRSAREAPLIELVFHELDSIWAMELIRGVENVAKLHGAGVVLTESGTRHSPSPEWIEGVLQRRPLGVVLVFSALPVEFKQQLRSRSIPFVIIDPAGDPEPDVPSVGSANWSGGLAATRHLIELGHRRIGIITGPEDMICSLARLDGYRSAMSMAGLEASSDLVLYGDFHVEGGYDRTMELLALPDPPTAIFAGSDLQALGVLEAARVSGLRVPHDLSVVGYDDVPIARWSSPALTTVHQPLRQMAEEAVQMLLRMRDEAPMTTRMELATSLVVRNSTAAPRA, via the coding sequence ATGCTTCTCACCATGCGCGATGACGAGAACGTGGGCCGCATCACCCTTGCCCAGGTGGCCCAGCAGGCCGGCGTCTCCATTTCGACAGTTTCGAAGGTGCTCAACGGCAGACAGGACGTTGCGGCGCCGACCCGCGTCAAAGTGGAACGCCTGCTGGAGACGCACTCCTACCGGCGGACGACCCGGTCCGCCCGGGAGGCCCCACTGATCGAGCTCGTCTTCCACGAGCTCGACAGCATCTGGGCGATGGAGCTGATCAGAGGTGTGGAGAACGTCGCCAAGCTCCACGGGGCGGGCGTGGTGCTCACGGAGAGCGGCACCCGCCACTCACCCAGCCCCGAGTGGATCGAGGGAGTGCTCCAGCGGCGTCCGCTCGGCGTGGTGCTGGTCTTCTCGGCACTGCCGGTGGAGTTCAAGCAGCAGCTGCGGTCCCGGTCGATCCCCTTCGTGATCATCGACCCGGCCGGCGACCCCGAACCGGACGTGCCCTCGGTGGGCTCGGCGAACTGGAGCGGCGGCCTCGCCGCGACGCGCCACCTCATCGAGCTGGGCCACCGCCGGATCGGCATCATCACCGGCCCCGAGGACATGATCTGCTCCCTCGCCCGGCTGGACGGCTACCGCTCCGCGATGAGCATGGCCGGCCTGGAAGCCTCCTCCGACCTGGTGCTCTACGGCGACTTCCACGTCGAGGGCGGCTACGACCGGACCATGGAGCTGCTCGCCCTGCCCGACCCGCCCACCGCGATCTTCGCCGGCAGCGACCTCCAGGCCCTCGGCGTGCTCGAAGCGGCACGGGTCAGCGGACTGCGCGTCCCGCACGACCTCTCCGTGGTCGGGTACGACGACGTGCCGATCGCCCGCTGGTCCAGCCCCGCCCTCACCACCGTCCACCAGCCGCTGCGGCAGATGGCCGAGGAAGCGGTCCAGATGCTGCTGCGGATGCGTGACGAAGCTCCGATGACCACGCGGATGGAGCTCGCCACCAGCCTGGTCGTGCGCAACAGTACGGCCGCTCCTCGCGCTTGA
- a CDS encoding VOC family protein: MAVHKSLVLVLDSADPMELAEFYAGLLGAESRPGRGNDYVEVVGEAGVHLAIRRDLGYAPPSWPRPDDSQQAHVLIRVERADMDAAEREAIGLGATPVEARNNGGVHDTRYYADPAGHGFALTAV; the protein is encoded by the coding sequence ATGGCAGTTCACAAATCCCTGGTTCTCGTGCTCGACAGCGCCGATCCGATGGAACTGGCCGAGTTCTACGCCGGGCTGCTGGGTGCCGAGTCCAGGCCGGGCCGGGGCAACGACTACGTGGAGGTCGTCGGGGAGGCGGGGGTGCATCTGGCGATCCGTCGGGATCTCGGTTACGCACCGCCGAGTTGGCCCCGCCCGGACGACTCCCAGCAGGCCCATGTGCTCATCCGGGTCGAGCGCGCGGACATGGACGCGGCCGAGCGGGAGGCGATCGGTCTCGGCGCCACTCCGGTGGAGGCCAGGAACAACGGCGGGGTCCACGACACGCGGTACTACGCCGATCCGGCCGGACACGGGTTCGCGCTGACCGCGGTTTGA
- a CDS encoding vWA domain-containing protein — translation MSGNRIQHKVNHVALVVDCSGSMHPHQGQLVRVVDEFVAGLKAESDSLGHETRISLYSFDHRVENLVWDMDVKHLPSMRGLYKVNNGATALIEASLKSLEDLGHIWEEYGEHSFLQIVVTDGEENASGGDRRHDGDMTILGPWLDRITAKMGGLPGHWTSAILVPNSLAKRTAQNYGFPAGNIAIWDADSKEGVEEAIGTVRAAATSFLRGREQGVRGTKNLFAVGQDISVDQVRASLEPIAADKYRLLKVDQEIDIRSFVDSHPGVSYQRGSCYYQLGSRVQVQPDKEVIVVEKDTDRAYTGDAARGMLFGTGVRGTVSVKAGTNPRLEVYVQSRSVNRKLKADTRLLIML, via the coding sequence GTGTCCGGAAACAGGATCCAGCACAAGGTGAACCACGTCGCGCTGGTCGTGGACTGCTCGGGTTCGATGCACCCGCACCAGGGTCAGCTCGTCCGTGTCGTGGACGAGTTCGTGGCGGGGCTGAAGGCCGAATCGGACAGCCTCGGCCACGAGACGCGGATCAGCCTCTACTCCTTCGACCACAGGGTGGAGAACCTGGTCTGGGACATGGACGTGAAGCATCTGCCGTCCATGCGGGGCCTGTACAAGGTCAACAACGGCGCCACCGCGCTCATCGAGGCGTCGCTGAAGTCCCTGGAAGACCTGGGCCACATCTGGGAGGAGTACGGCGAGCACAGCTTCCTCCAGATCGTGGTGACGGACGGCGAGGAGAACGCCTCCGGCGGCGACCGGCGGCACGACGGCGACATGACCATCCTCGGCCCCTGGCTCGACAGGATCACGGCGAAGATGGGCGGGCTGCCGGGCCACTGGACCTCCGCGATCCTGGTGCCGAACTCCCTGGCCAAGCGGACGGCCCAGAACTACGGCTTCCCGGCCGGGAACATCGCCATCTGGGACGCCGACTCCAAGGAGGGCGTCGAGGAGGCGATCGGCACCGTGCGCGCCGCCGCCACCAGCTTCCTGCGCGGCCGTGAACAGGGCGTGCGGGGCACGAAGAACCTGTTCGCCGTGGGCCAGGACATATCGGTGGACCAGGTGCGCGCGAGTCTGGAACCGATCGCGGCCGACAAGTACCGCCTCCTCAAGGTCGACCAGGAGATCGATATCCGCTCCTTCGTCGACTCCCACCCGGGCGTCTCCTACCAACGCGGCTCCTGCTACTACCAGTTGGGCTCCCGCGTGCAGGTCCAGCCGGACAAGGAGGTCATCGTGGTCGAGAAGGACACCGACCGCGCCTACACGGGCGACGCCGCGCGCGGCATGCTGTTCGGGACCGGCGTCCGCGGGACCGTCTCCGTGAAGGCGGGCACCAACCCCCGGCTGGAGGTGTACGTGCAGAGCCGCTCGGTGAACCGCAAGCTCAAGGCGGACACCCGCCTCCTCATCATGCTCTGA
- a CDS encoding DUF4328 domain-containing protein: MSEFVASPQQPAWPGALPPQPPRAPEGLLKAVVALLGLVALTDLFAVFADLRVANTVGGDENFSVVAAEDLDAVDSLYGVAALIQVVAYLACAVVFIIWFFRMRKYVGALAQDAFERGAGWAIGSWFVPIGALWMPFRIAHQMWNAATRTLGSEPARYPSAWPVRLWWSLFVLSGLAGRFASGYDIDAPLGDIRSAALRTAVSDGLDIVAAAAAVYFVIRLMALHRRPTPEFGHPTPVQPGYPAL, encoded by the coding sequence GTGTCCGAATTCGTCGCATCTCCACAGCAGCCTGCCTGGCCCGGGGCGTTGCCGCCCCAGCCGCCGCGCGCCCCTGAGGGCCTGCTGAAGGCCGTCGTCGCACTGCTCGGCCTGGTGGCGCTCACCGACCTCTTCGCCGTGTTCGCCGACCTGAGGGTGGCGAACACGGTCGGCGGCGACGAGAACTTCTCCGTCGTCGCCGCCGAGGATCTCGACGCGGTGGACAGCCTCTACGGGGTCGCCGCTCTGATCCAGGTCGTCGCATACCTCGCCTGCGCGGTCGTCTTCATCATCTGGTTCTTCCGGATGCGCAAGTACGTCGGGGCCCTGGCGCAGGACGCGTTCGAACGCGGCGCCGGCTGGGCGATCGGCTCGTGGTTCGTCCCGATCGGGGCGCTGTGGATGCCGTTCCGCATCGCCCACCAGATGTGGAACGCCGCCACCCGGACCCTGGGCTCCGAGCCCGCTCGGTACCCGTCCGCCTGGCCGGTGCGGCTGTGGTGGAGCCTCTTCGTCCTCTCGGGCCTCGCCGGACGGTTCGCGAGCGGCTACGACATCGACGCACCGCTCGGAGACATCAGGAGCGCCGCTCTGCGGACGGCGGTCTCCGACGGCCTGGACATCGTCGCGGCCGCCGCCGCGGTGTACTTCGTCATACGCCTGATGGCCCTCCACCGCCGCCCGACCCCGGAGTTCGGCCACCCCACCCCGGTCCAGCCGGGCTACCCGGCGCTCTGA
- a CDS encoding flavodoxin family protein, whose amino-acid sequence MATLLIVHHTPSPNCQALFEAVVSGASADGIENVRVLRRAALSATASDVLAADGVLLGTPANLGYMSGALKHFFDQIYYPCLDATRGRPFGYWVHGGNDVTGAVRGIESITTGLGWRRTTDAVTVTGEPAKADLEACWELGATVAAGLMP is encoded by the coding sequence GTGGCCACCCTGCTGATCGTCCATCACACACCCTCGCCGAACTGCCAGGCGCTCTTTGAAGCCGTCGTCTCCGGGGCATCGGCCGACGGCATCGAAAACGTCCGCGTCCTACGGCGCGCGGCCCTCTCCGCGACCGCGTCCGACGTACTCGCCGCAGACGGCGTCCTGCTCGGCACCCCGGCGAACCTCGGATACATGTCCGGCGCTCTCAAGCACTTCTTCGACCAGATCTACTACCCGTGCCTGGACGCGACGCGCGGCCGCCCCTTCGGCTACTGGGTGCACGGCGGAAACGACGTCACCGGCGCCGTGCGCGGAATCGAGTCGATCACCACGGGCCTGGGATGGCGGCGTACGACCGACGCCGTGACGGTCACCGGGGAGCCGGCCAAGGCCGACCTCGAAGCCTGCTGGGAACTGGGAGCGACCGTCGCCGCGGGCCTGATGCCCTGA
- a CDS encoding MFS transporter, protein MTVDAIPVRRPAADRRARAAVAVLFLTNGALFANLLPRYPQIKAELGMTNAVYGLAVAAFPTGALVAGPAAGALVRRFGSARVAVAGTLLTGAGVLAAGLAGVVPLFAAALFLAGAMDAITDVAQNAHGLRVQRRYGRSIINSFHAIWSIGAVAGGLMAAGAMTLGLTRGQHLTVSGFVFAVVACCALRFCLPGPDNERPDNERPDNEPASGALPPESARSSITARRGTAYVLAALVLIATAGTLVEDAGNSWAALYLSDSLRASATLAATGYIALVGAQFVGRIIGDRLVDRFGQRAVARTGGLIAAFGMGLALAVPTLPGTVLGFAAAGFGVATLVPAAMHEADNLPGLKPGSGLTIVSWLMRLGFLVSPPIVGLVADATSLRIGLLVVPLAGAVTVLLSGVLQPRRAPETDAAA, encoded by the coding sequence ATGACTGTCGACGCCATACCGGTCCGCCGTCCCGCCGCAGACCGGCGGGCCCGTGCGGCCGTCGCCGTGCTGTTCCTGACCAACGGGGCCCTCTTCGCCAACCTCCTGCCGAGGTATCCGCAGATCAAGGCCGAACTCGGCATGACCAACGCCGTCTACGGCCTGGCCGTGGCGGCCTTCCCGACCGGGGCCCTGGTGGCCGGACCGGCGGCCGGAGCGCTCGTCCGCAGGTTCGGCTCGGCCCGCGTCGCGGTCGCCGGCACGCTGCTGACCGGTGCGGGCGTCCTCGCCGCCGGTCTCGCCGGCGTCGTACCGCTGTTCGCGGCGGCACTGTTCCTGGCCGGAGCGATGGACGCGATCACGGACGTCGCGCAGAACGCGCACGGCCTGCGCGTACAGCGCCGCTACGGCCGGTCCATCATCAACTCCTTCCACGCGATCTGGTCGATCGGCGCCGTCGCGGGCGGCCTCATGGCCGCCGGAGCCATGACGCTCGGCCTGACGCGCGGGCAGCACCTGACCGTGTCGGGCTTCGTCTTCGCCGTCGTCGCCTGCTGCGCCCTGCGCTTCTGCCTGCCCGGCCCGGACAACGAACGCCCGGACAACGAGCGCCCGGACAACGAACCGGCGTCCGGCGCTCTCCCGCCCGAGTCGGCCCGCTCCTCGATCACCGCCCGGCGCGGCACCGCGTACGTACTGGCCGCCCTCGTCCTCATCGCGACCGCCGGCACCCTCGTGGAGGACGCGGGCAACTCCTGGGCCGCCCTCTACCTCTCCGATTCCCTGCGCGCCTCGGCGACGCTCGCCGCGACCGGTTACATCGCCCTGGTCGGCGCCCAGTTCGTCGGCCGTATCATCGGCGACCGGCTCGTCGACCGCTTCGGCCAGCGGGCGGTGGCCCGCACCGGCGGCCTGATCGCCGCGTTCGGCATGGGCCTCGCACTGGCCGTGCCCACGCTGCCCGGCACCGTCCTCGGCTTCGCCGCCGCGGGATTCGGGGTGGCGACCCTGGTCCCCGCCGCCATGCACGAGGCCGACAACCTCCCCGGTCTCAAGCCCGGGTCCGGACTGACGATCGTCTCCTGGCTCATGCGCCTGGGGTTCCTGGTCTCCCCGCCGATCGTCGGCCTGGTCGCCGACGCCACGAGCCTCCGGATCGGCCTGCTGGTGGTTCCGCTGGCCGGAGCGGTCACCGTCCTTCTCTCCGGAGTGCTCCAGCCCCGCCGAGCCCCCGAAACGGATGCCGCCGCGTGA